One region of Sebastes fasciatus isolate fSebFas1 chromosome 1, fSebFas1.pri, whole genome shotgun sequence genomic DNA includes:
- the rbbp5 gene encoding retinoblastoma-binding protein 5 isoform X3 — MDNFLLLSESFGQNYPEEADGTLDCISMALTCTFNRWGTLLAVGCNDGRIVIWDFLTRGIAKIISAHIHPVCSLCWSRDGHKLVSASTDNIVSQWDVLTGDCDQRFRFPSPILKLQCHPRDMDKVLVCPMKSAPVLLTLSDTKHVVLPVDDDSDLNVVAAFDRRGEYIYTGNAKGKILVLNTNTQELVASFRVTTGTSNTTAIKSIEFARKGSCFLINTADRIIRVYDGREILTCGRDGEPEPMQKLQDLVNRTPWKRCCFSGDGEYIVAGSARQHALYIWEKSIGNLVKILHGTRGELLLDVAWHPVRPIIASISSGVVSIWAQNQVENWSAFAPDFKELDENVEYEERESEFDIEDEDKSEPEQTGADAAEDEEVDVTTVDPIVAFCSSDEELEDYKALLYLPIAPEVEDPEENPFGPPPDAAVQTATPEEALAGGDKKQRQLSSEGGPAKKKARTTTIELQGVPSDEVHPLLGVKGDGKSKKKTAGRPKGSKGSLVSQSYKQHDIGGMD; from the exons ATGGATAATTTCCTGCTTCTTTCTG AATCATTTGGGCAGAACTATCCAGAG gagGCAGATGGCACCCTGGACTGTATCAGTATGGCCCTCACCTGCACCTTCAACCGGTGGGGCACCCTGCTGGCTGTTGGCTGCAACGACGGCCGCATCGTCATCTGGGACTTCCTCACGCGGGGCATCGCCAAAATCATCAGCGCACATATCCACCCGGTTTGCTCTTTATG ctggaGTCGAGACGGCCACAAGCTGGTGAGCGCCTCCACAGACAACATTGTCTCGCAGTGGGACGTCCTGACTGGAGACTGTGACCAGAGGTTCCGCTTCCCCTCACCCATCCTGAAACTGCAATGCCACCCCAGAGACAT gGACAAGGTGCTGGTGTGTCCCATGAAATCCGCCCCGGTCCTGCTGACTCTGTCAGACACCAAACATGTTGTCCTGCCGGTGGACGACGACTCAGACCTGAATGTGGTGGCGGCCTTCGACAGGCGGGGGGAGTACATCTACACTGGCAATGCCAAAGGAAAG ATTCTGGTGTTGAACACAAACACTCAGGAGCTGGTGGCTTCCTTCAGAGTGACAACCGGCACCAGCAACACCACTGCCATCAAATCAATTGAATTTGCACGCAAGGGCAG TTGCTTCCTCATAAACACAGCGGACCGGATCATCAGGGTGTATGACGGCAGGGAGATACTGACATGTGGCCGAGACGGTGAGCCTGAACCCATGCAGAAACTACAGGACCTGGTCAACAG GACTCCTTGGAAGCGCTGCTGTTTCTCCGGCGATGGCGAGTACATCGTGGCAGGTTCAGCCAGGCAGCACGCCCTCTACATCTGGGAGAAGAGCATCGGCAACCTGGTGAAGATCCTTCATGGAACCagaggagagctgctgctggatgTCGCT TGGCATCCTGTCCGTCCGATTATCGCCTCCATCTCCAGTGGAGTGGTGTCCATCTGGGCTCAGAACCAAGTG GAAAACTGGAGCGCTTTTGCTCCAGACTTTAAAGAGCTGGATGAGAATGTGGAGTACGAGGAGAGAGAGTCTGAATTTGACATCGAGGACGAAGACAAGAGTGAACCCGAGCAGACAG GCGCAGACGCTGCTGAGGATGAAGAGGTGGATGTCACCACTGTTGACCCAATAGTTGCGTTTTGCAGCAG TGATGAGGAGCTGGAGGACTACAAGGCCCTGCTGTACCTGCCAATCGCCCCCGAGGTCGAGGACCCAGAGGAAAACCCCTTCGGCCCCCCGCCAGACGCCGCGGTCCAGACTGCTACCCCAGAGGAAGCGTTGGCTGGCGGTGACAAGAAGCAGCGGCAGCTTTCATCTGAAGGAGGCCCGGCCAAGAAGAAGGCTCGCACCACCACCATAGAACTGCAGGGGGTGCCCAGTGACG
- the rbbp5 gene encoding retinoblastoma-binding protein 5 isoform X4, whose protein sequence is MNLELLESFGQNYPEEADGTLDCISMALTCTFNRWGTLLAVGCNDGRIVIWDFLTRGIAKIISAHIHPVCSLCWSRDGHKLVSASTDNIVSQWDVLTGDCDQRFRFPSPILKLQCHPRDMDKVLVCPMKSAPVLLTLSDTKHVVLPVDDDSDLNVVAAFDRRGEYIYTGNAKGKILVLNTNTQELVASFRVTTGTSNTTAIKSIEFARKGSCFLINTADRIIRVYDGREILTCGRDGEPEPMQKLQDLVNRTPWKRCCFSGDGEYIVAGSARQHALYIWEKSIGNLVKILHGTRGELLLDVAWHPVRPIIASISSGVVSIWAQNQVENWSAFAPDFKELDENVEYEERESEFDIEDEDKSEPEQTGADAAEDEEVDVTTVDPIVAFCSSDEELEDYKALLYLPIAPEVEDPEENPFGPPPDAAVQTATPEEALAGGDKKQRQLSSEGGPAKKKARTTTIELQGVPSDEVHPLLGVKGDGKSKKKTAGRPKGSKGSLVSQSYKQHDIGGMD, encoded by the exons ATGAACCTCGAGCTGCTCG AATCATTTGGGCAGAACTATCCAGAG gagGCAGATGGCACCCTGGACTGTATCAGTATGGCCCTCACCTGCACCTTCAACCGGTGGGGCACCCTGCTGGCTGTTGGCTGCAACGACGGCCGCATCGTCATCTGGGACTTCCTCACGCGGGGCATCGCCAAAATCATCAGCGCACATATCCACCCGGTTTGCTCTTTATG ctggaGTCGAGACGGCCACAAGCTGGTGAGCGCCTCCACAGACAACATTGTCTCGCAGTGGGACGTCCTGACTGGAGACTGTGACCAGAGGTTCCGCTTCCCCTCACCCATCCTGAAACTGCAATGCCACCCCAGAGACAT gGACAAGGTGCTGGTGTGTCCCATGAAATCCGCCCCGGTCCTGCTGACTCTGTCAGACACCAAACATGTTGTCCTGCCGGTGGACGACGACTCAGACCTGAATGTGGTGGCGGCCTTCGACAGGCGGGGGGAGTACATCTACACTGGCAATGCCAAAGGAAAG ATTCTGGTGTTGAACACAAACACTCAGGAGCTGGTGGCTTCCTTCAGAGTGACAACCGGCACCAGCAACACCACTGCCATCAAATCAATTGAATTTGCACGCAAGGGCAG TTGCTTCCTCATAAACACAGCGGACCGGATCATCAGGGTGTATGACGGCAGGGAGATACTGACATGTGGCCGAGACGGTGAGCCTGAACCCATGCAGAAACTACAGGACCTGGTCAACAG GACTCCTTGGAAGCGCTGCTGTTTCTCCGGCGATGGCGAGTACATCGTGGCAGGTTCAGCCAGGCAGCACGCCCTCTACATCTGGGAGAAGAGCATCGGCAACCTGGTGAAGATCCTTCATGGAACCagaggagagctgctgctggatgTCGCT TGGCATCCTGTCCGTCCGATTATCGCCTCCATCTCCAGTGGAGTGGTGTCCATCTGGGCTCAGAACCAAGTG GAAAACTGGAGCGCTTTTGCTCCAGACTTTAAAGAGCTGGATGAGAATGTGGAGTACGAGGAGAGAGAGTCTGAATTTGACATCGAGGACGAAGACAAGAGTGAACCCGAGCAGACAG GCGCAGACGCTGCTGAGGATGAAGAGGTGGATGTCACCACTGTTGACCCAATAGTTGCGTTTTGCAGCAG TGATGAGGAGCTGGAGGACTACAAGGCCCTGCTGTACCTGCCAATCGCCCCCGAGGTCGAGGACCCAGAGGAAAACCCCTTCGGCCCCCCGCCAGACGCCGCGGTCCAGACTGCTACCCCAGAGGAAGCGTTGGCTGGCGGTGACAAGAAGCAGCGGCAGCTTTCATCTGAAGGAGGCCCGGCCAAGAAGAAGGCTCGCACCACCACCATAGAACTGCAGGGGGTGCCCAGTGACG